TAGTTCCCGAGAGTTTAGGGATTTCAGTATCAAAAAAACGAGATGATTTATCATAAAATATAAAGCCCATATAGTCTGGTTGCAAATGAGCAACAGCTTCCATGTTATCTTGATATTTCATTCCGCAGATTTTTAATTTCATGATTCTAGATTTTGAATAAATTCTAATGCGGATTCTCCTGGGTTATTTGTTTTCATGAAGTTTTCACCTATCAAAAAGCCTTTGTAACCATAAGGTTTTAGTTCTTTTATTGCAGAAACAGAACTGATACCACTTTCAGACACTTTTACAAAGTCATCTGGGATTTGTGTGCTTAGTTTCTTTGAAGTTTCTAAACTAACCTCAAAGGTCTTAAGATTACGGTTGTTAACGCCCAACATATCTAATGACGGCATGATTGATTTCTGTAGTTCTTCTTCGTTATGTACTTCTAATAAAACATCCAAATTGAGACTTTTGGCAAATTCCGAAAATTGCTTTATTTCTGTTTTGGATAATATTGCGGCTATTAATAAAATAACATCAGCGCCATAAGCTTTGGCTTCTAAAATCTGATAGTCGTCGATGATAAATTCCTTGCGTAATATTGGTAAATCACAAGCAGCTCTTGCAACTAACACGTCATCTAAACTGCCTCCAAAATATTTCCCATCAGATAAAACAGACATGCCACATACACCAGCATTTTCATAACCAGAAGCTACGTCTTGAACATTTAAGTTATTATTAATAATAGATTTAGAAGGCGAACGACGCTTGTGTTCTGCGATAATACCACTGTTACTTTTCTGTAAATTTTCAGTAAGTGAAACTGTTTTTCTATTAAATAAAACAGACGCCTCTAACTGTGACGTTGGTACAATTGATTTTCGAAAATCAACTTCTAATCGTTTGTCTCTAACTATTTTGTCTAAGATGTTCATTTACTCAGTTCTATAAGTTTATTTAAACTTTGTTTTGCTTTACCACTTAACAAAGATTCTTTTGCTAATTCGAAACCTTCAATATGTGTAATTTGTCTGCTTGTTGCAATTGCTAAACCTGCATTAGCACAAACCACGTTGTTCTGTGCTTCGGTTCCGTTGCCATCAATAATATTGACGAATAAATTTGCTGCTTCTTTTATGGTTTCACCGCCAAAAATTTCAGAGGGCTTGATGGTTTTTAGATTTAAATCTTGAGGTGAAAATAAAGTCTCTGAGTGATTTGAAATTAGTTTTGCTTTTCCGGTTAAAGAGATTTCATCATAACCATCTAATGCATAAACGATATTATAATTCTTATCTGTTTTTTGATATAAAAAACTGTAAAGCCTTAGTATTTCTAGACTATAAACACCCAATAATTGGTTTTTAGGAAATGATGGATTTACCATTGGTCCTAGCATGTTAAAAAAAGTTTTAACGCCTAACTCTTTGCGAATTGGAGCTACATTTTTCATAGCTGGGTGAAATAAAGGTGCATGCAAAATACAGATACCAGCTTTGTCTAAACAACGTTTTAAAAAGGCTTCATCATTAGAAAATTTTACACCTAAATACTCCATTACATTAGATGATCCAGATGTTGAGGATACACCATAATTACCATGCTTAGATACATGAATACCTGCACCAGCCGTAATAAATGATGATAGTGTCGAAATATTAAAAGTATTCTTGCCGTCACCACCAGTACCAACGATATCTATGGCATTATATTCGCTTAAATCTATTGGGATACAAAGCTCTAAAAGTGCATCTCTAAAACCTTGTAATTCTTCAATAGTAATACTACGCATCATATACACCGATAGAAAGCAAGCAATCTGACTTGAGTTATACATATCGTTTGATATGTTAACAATAATCTGCTTAGCTTCTTCAGTAGAAATTGTTTGGTGTGCTATGAGTCTGTTTAATACGTCTTTCATATTCCTTTAACTATTCACCCAGTTTTTTAAAATTTGTTTTCCATCCGGAGTTAAAACAGATTCTGGATGGTACTGTACACCTTTTACATCATAAACTTTGTGGCGTAGGGACATAATTTGTCCGTTTTCGTCAAATGATGTAGCTTCTAAGCTATCTGGTAAATTAGTTTTGACAACCCACGAGTGATAGCGACCGACTTCAAAAGTTTTGTCTAAACCCTCAAATAAAATTTCATCATCAACAGACAGAGTTATATGAGTTGCAACACCATGAAACACAGTGTTTAAATTTTCTAGTTTACCTCCAAAGACTTCACCTATGGCTTGTTGTCCTAAACAAACTCCAAGAATACTTTTTGTTGGTGCATATGTTTTGATAATATCTTTTAATAATCCAGCTTCATCTGGTATTCCTGGGCCTGGAGAAAGCACAATTTTATTGAAATTATCAACTTCTTCAAGAGTTAATTTATCGTTTCGTTTTACGGTAACTTCACAATCTAAATCTTCCAAATAGTGAACAAGATTATAAGTAAAGCTGTCGTAGTTATCTATGACTAAAATTTTTTTCATATTAAATTTCTTTAGCAAGTTCAATGGCTTTGTTTAAAGCTCCTAACTTGTTGTATACTTCTTGTTTTTCACTTTCTGGATTTGATCTAGAAACTAATCCAGCACCAGCTTGCCAGTTAAGCTTATAATCTTTGCTCAAAAAAGTTCTAATCATGATAGCATGATTAAAATTGCCTTCAAAATCCATAAAACCTATAGCACCGCCATAATAACCTCGGCTAGTTTTTTCATATTTCTCAATTAATTGCATGGCTCTATGTTTTGGTGCACCACTCAAAGTTCCTGCAGGAAAAGTATCTGCTACGACTTGCATGGTTGAAGTCGAATCGTGTTTATGGCCAGTAACTTTACTTACCAAATGGATAACGTGTGAGAAAAACTGAACCTCTCTGTAAGTTTCAACCTTTACTTTATTTCCGTTTCGACTTAAATCGTTTCTAGCTAAATCAACAAGCATGACGTGTTCTGCATTTTCTTTTTCGTCATTTATTAATTCTTCTGCTAAGACAGCATCTTTTTTGTCATCACCTGTTCGCTTAAAGGTACCCGCAATTGGATGAATTTCTGCCAAACCGTTGTCAACTATAAGCTGTGCTTCAGGTGAACTTCCAAAAATCTTAAAGCTTCCGTAATCGAAATAGAAGAGGTAGGGCGACGGGTTAATACTTCTTAAAGCGCGGTAGACATTAAAATCGTCTCCAGAAAATTCTTGTGTGAAACGTCTTGACAATACTAATTGAAATACATCGCCTCTAGCACAATGTTTTTTTGCTAG
This DNA window, taken from Winogradskyella sp. PC-19, encodes the following:
- the trpC gene encoding indole-3-glycerol phosphate synthase TrpC, encoding MNILDKIVRDKRLEVDFRKSIVPTSQLEASVLFNRKTVSLTENLQKSNSGIIAEHKRRSPSKSIINNNLNVQDVASGYENAGVCGMSVLSDGKYFGGSLDDVLVARAACDLPILRKEFIIDDYQILEAKAYGADVILLIAAILSKTEIKQFSEFAKSLNLDVLLEVHNEEELQKSIMPSLDMLGVNNRNLKTFEVSLETSKKLSTQIPDDFVKVSESGISSVSAIKELKPYGYKGFLIGENFMKTNNPGESALEFIQNLES
- the trpD gene encoding anthranilate phosphoribosyltransferase, whose amino-acid sequence is MKDVLNRLIAHQTISTEEAKQIIVNISNDMYNSSQIACFLSVYMMRSITIEELQGFRDALLELCIPIDLSEYNAIDIVGTGGDGKNTFNISTLSSFITAGAGIHVSKHGNYGVSSTSGSSNVMEYLGVKFSNDEAFLKRCLDKAGICILHAPLFHPAMKNVAPIRKELGVKTFFNMLGPMVNPSFPKNQLLGVYSLEILRLYSFLYQKTDKNYNIVYALDGYDEISLTGKAKLISNHSETLFSPQDLNLKTIKPSEIFGGETIKEAANLFVNIIDGNGTEAQNNVVCANAGLAIATSRQITHIEGFELAKESLLSGKAKQSLNKLIELSK
- a CDS encoding anthranilate synthase component II, yielding MKKILVIDNYDSFTYNLVHYLEDLDCEVTVKRNDKLTLEEVDNFNKIVLSPGPGIPDEAGLLKDIIKTYAPTKSILGVCLGQQAIGEVFGGKLENLNTVFHGVATHITLSVDDEILFEGLDKTFEVGRYHSWVVKTNLPDSLEATSFDENGQIMSLRHKVYDVKGVQYHPESVLTPDGKQILKNWVNS
- a CDS encoding anthranilate synthase component I family protein; translation: MKIFNLHTHYKKILTDTITPVSVYYKVRDKFPNSILLESGDYHRNHKNFSYICFNPIASIKVENEAIFQNFPDGSFTEMAITESINVVEEIQQFTKRFSSNSEENFKFINNGIFGYTAYDAVKYFEDIVISKKDDSIEIPDLYYAVYQNIIAINHFKNEAYIFAHCPDGIESNIDAVDKLINVQNFASFNFDTKDDISSNLTDDEFIKQVDLAKKHCARGDVFQLVLSRRFTQEFSGDDFNVYRALRSINPSPYLFYFDYGSFKIFGSSPEAQLIVDNGLAEIHPIAGTFKRTGDDKKDAVLAEELINDEKENAEHVMLVDLARNDLSRNGNKVKVETYREVQFFSHVIHLVSKVTGHKHDSTSTMQVVADTFPAGTLSGAPKHRAMQLIEKYEKTSRGYYGGAIGFMDFEGNFNHAIMIRTFLSKDYKLNWQAGAGLVSRSNPESEKQEVYNKLGALNKAIELAKEI